In a single window of the Nodularia sp. LEGE 06071 genome:
- a CDS encoding photosystem II S4 domain protein encodes MLPREELLKGVENRDSVARVIDQAEQAIKTWEVVLTDFLSPPELAEINRVFSRLTDVQLVAWGGYPQAERQKIAIARSELPLDQSQVSLVALEFAGNFLFDTASHRDFLGAMLGTGIVREKTGDIIVLGERGAQAIVAPELAEFLEMSLQQVRSVPVKTQRIDINELKVREPKKKELTTVEASLRLDAIASAGFGMSRSKMVNFIESGDVRVNWKDVSQASSQVKSGDLIAIRGKGRLEVGEIAVTKKERYRVQLTRYM; translated from the coding sequence ATGTTACCAAGAGAAGAACTTTTAAAGGGTGTTGAAAATCGAGATAGTGTAGCTCGTGTGATTGATCAGGCAGAACAAGCAATTAAAACTTGGGAAGTAGTTTTGACTGATTTTTTGTCTCCGCCGGAATTGGCAGAAATTAACAGGGTATTCAGTCGGTTAACAGACGTGCAATTAGTAGCCTGGGGCGGCTATCCCCAAGCAGAACGCCAAAAAATTGCGATCGCTCGTTCTGAACTTCCCCTAGATCAATCTCAAGTCTCCCTTGTCGCCCTAGAATTTGCTGGTAATTTTCTCTTTGATACCGCCTCTCACCGCGACTTTTTGGGCGCAATGCTGGGGACAGGAATCGTCCGTGAAAAGACAGGAGACATTATTGTTCTCGGAGAACGGGGAGCGCAAGCCATTGTTGCGCCGGAGTTGGCGGAATTTTTAGAAATGAGTCTGCAACAGGTGCGATCTGTACCGGTGAAAACTCAGCGCATTGATATCAACGAATTAAAAGTTAGGGAACCAAAGAAAAAGGAATTAACGACAGTCGAAGCCTCTTTGCGGTTAGATGCGATCGCATCGGCTGGTTTTGGGATGTCCCGCAGCAAAATGGTTAACTTTATTGAAAGTGGTGATGTCCGCGTCAATTGGAAAGACGTTAGTCAAGCTAGTTCTCAAGTGAAATCAGGGGACTTAATCGCTATTCGGGGTAAAGGACGTTTAGAAGTAGGGGAAATTGCCGTTACTAAAAAAGAACGTTACCGAGTTCAATTAACCAGATATATGTAG
- a CDS encoding MFS transporter, with translation MNDSVDEFARMNPENPKLDLKTKLAYGAGDLGPAITANISIFFLLVFFTNVAGIPAGLAGSILMIGKIWDAINDPMIGVLSDRTKSSRWGRRLPWMLYGAVPFGIIYFLQWIIPRFSADPSSNIWPLFWYYVVIGLLSQVFYTVVNLPYTAMTPELTQDYDERTSLNSFRFAFSIGGSILSLILAQIIFSTISDREQQYLVLAAICAVISVLSLYVCIFGVRDRVLAFEAKRTQAEQPASISFFEQLKIVFSNRPFLFVIGIYLFSWLGVQVTATTIPYFVVNCMGLKDADVPTVMIAVQGTALLMLFVWSALSKKIGKKVVYFLGMSLWIIAAGGLFFLQPNQIGLMYVMAVMAGVGVSTAYLVPWSMIPDVIDLDELNTGQRREGIFYGFMVLLQKLGLALGIFLVGNALQAAGFQATLAGQTTPIQPESALTAIRIAVGPLPTICLICGLFLTYFYPITREMHAEIMMKLKARQENRCF, from the coding sequence ATGAACGATTCTGTTGATGAGTTTGCCCGAATGAATCCGGAAAATCCCAAACTGGATTTGAAAACCAAACTAGCTTATGGCGCAGGAGATTTAGGCCCAGCAATTACTGCCAATATTTCCATATTTTTTCTGCTGGTTTTCTTTACCAATGTGGCGGGGATTCCGGCTGGTTTAGCTGGTAGTATTTTAATGATTGGTAAAATTTGGGATGCCATCAACGATCCAATGATCGGGGTGTTGTCAGATAGAACTAAATCTAGTCGCTGGGGTCGTCGTTTGCCTTGGATGCTTTACGGAGCAGTTCCTTTTGGCATTATCTATTTTTTGCAGTGGATCATACCACGTTTTAGTGCCGACCCAAGTAGTAATATTTGGCCATTGTTTTGGTATTATGTCGTCATTGGGTTACTATCTCAGGTGTTTTACACTGTTGTGAATTTGCCTTATACGGCAATGACTCCAGAACTAACTCAAGATTATGATGAACGTACTAGCCTGAATAGCTTTCGCTTCGCTTTTTCCATTGGTGGTAGTATTTTATCGTTGATTTTAGCGCAAATTATTTTTTCGACAATTAGCGATCGCGAACAACAATATCTCGTATTAGCCGCAATTTGTGCGGTAATTTCGGTTTTGTCCTTATATGTGTGTATTTTTGGAGTGCGCGATCGCGTCTTAGCTTTTGAAGCCAAACGTACCCAAGCCGAACAACCTGCATCGATATCCTTCTTTGAACAACTAAAAATTGTCTTTAGCAATCGACCTTTTCTATTTGTGATTGGTATATATCTTTTTTCTTGGTTAGGAGTGCAAGTGACAGCCACCACTATTCCTTATTTTGTCGTCAACTGTATGGGTTTGAAGGATGCAGATGTCCCCACGGTGATGATTGCAGTTCAAGGAACAGCCTTGCTGATGTTATTTGTTTGGAGTGCTTTGAGCAAGAAAATCGGCAAAAAAGTGGTTTATTTTCTGGGGATGAGTTTATGGATTATCGCCGCCGGAGGACTGTTTTTTTTACAGCCTAATCAAATCGGTTTGATGTATGTCATGGCTGTGATGGCTGGTGTTGGCGTGTCCACAGCTTATCTCGTTCCTTGGTCAATGATTCCAGATGTGATTGACTTAGATGAACTCAACACTGGACAGCGCCGAGAAGGGATTTTTTATGGCTTTATGGTTTTGCTGCAAAAGTTAGGTTTAGCTTTAGGAATATTTTTAGTCGGAAACGCTTTGCAAGCCGCCGGTTTCCAAGCAACCTTAGCAGGACAAACTACACCCATACAACCCGAATCAGCCCTAACAGCCATCCGCATCGCTGTTGGCCCATTACCGACAATTTGCTTAATTTGTGGTTTATTCCTCACGTATTTTTACCCAATTACTCGTGAGATGCACGCAGAGATTATGATGAAACTTAAAGCACGTCAAGAAAATAGATGCTTTTAA
- a CDS encoding phosphoribosyltransferase, producing the protein MPDLYVSWSDYHQKIEHLAAQVYQSGWEFNQIVCLARGGLRVGDIISRIYQQPLAILATSSYSGPGKQERGNLIFSRHLTMTTEKLGSHILLVDDLVDSGITLEQTIPWLKESSNFAVAEIRTAVLWYKACSKIKPDYYVDYLPDNPWIHQPFEHYENMNPAELRDFQLKKYPIAEVGRGAGLP; encoded by the coding sequence ATGCCAGACCTTTACGTTTCTTGGTCAGATTATCACCAAAAAATCGAACACTTAGCGGCTCAGGTATATCAATCAGGCTGGGAGTTCAACCAGATTGTTTGTCTCGCTAGAGGAGGACTGCGAGTGGGAGATATTATTTCCCGTATATATCAGCAGCCGTTGGCAATTTTAGCAACATCTTCTTACAGTGGACCCGGTAAGCAAGAAAGAGGCAATTTAATCTTTTCTCGCCACTTAACAATGACAACAGAAAAGTTAGGTTCCCACATTCTCCTCGTTGATGACTTGGTAGATTCTGGAATCACACTTGAGCAAACTATACCTTGGCTCAAGGAAAGTAGTAATTTCGCTGTGGCAGAAATTCGCACGGCTGTACTGTGGTATAAAGCCTGTTCTAAGATCAAACCTGATTATTATGTCGATTATCTGCCAGATAATCCCTGGATTCATCAACCCTTTGAACATTATGAAAATATGAATCCCGCAGAACTAAGGGACTTCCAATTAAAAAAATATCCCATTGCTGAGGTAGGCAGGGGAGCAGGCTTGCCGTGA
- the chrA gene encoding chromate efflux transporter, translating into MNQQSNHDSLETQPSLSARLLELAQLFFKLGLIGFGGPQAHIAMINDEAVVQRGWFTQEQFLEGVAVCEMLPGPASTQMGIYTGYVRAGQLGALVAGICFILPAFLIVLTLSWAYFRFQGIPQIEDLFLGITPVVIAIIFGFCWKLAKRGITDSKGVAIAISVLFVTLLFQVNILLQFILAGIVGLILYRPPSTPSNLNSAWLVPLLPMMQVLPKTLATVSTDTLALSSFWGLERIQEYYLTLTLFFLKVGSFIFGGGLVIIPLLESEVVNQFHWLTRSEFLDGVAIGEFTPGPVVITAAFVGYKVAGAMGALISAIAIFTPSFLLIMGAAPLLVRIRQNPWIRSFLKGVTPAVLGAIAAAAIPLAQTAIIQDTLGRSILAAMISILALVALIRFQRPTWQLVPAGAIIGLIAGAF; encoded by the coding sequence AATCATGACTCTCTGGAAACACAGCCTAGTTTATCTGCCAGATTGCTAGAACTGGCTCAACTTTTTTTCAAGCTAGGCTTAATTGGCTTTGGTGGCCCGCAAGCTCACATTGCCATGATTAATGATGAAGCTGTTGTGCAGCGAGGCTGGTTTACCCAAGAACAATTTTTGGAAGGAGTCGCGGTTTGCGAGATGTTACCTGGGCCTGCTTCTACGCAGATGGGAATTTATACTGGGTATGTCCGGGCGGGACAGTTGGGAGCTTTAGTGGCTGGGATTTGTTTTATTTTGCCTGCTTTCTTAATTGTGCTAACTCTGTCTTGGGCATATTTTCGTTTTCAGGGTATACCGCAGATTGAAGATTTGTTTCTGGGGATTACACCTGTTGTCATTGCGATTATTTTTGGGTTTTGCTGGAAGTTAGCAAAACGGGGAATTACGGATAGCAAAGGTGTGGCGATCGCTATATCTGTCCTATTTGTCACGTTGCTATTTCAAGTCAATATTCTCTTGCAATTCATCCTAGCGGGTATTGTCGGGTTAATCTTATATCGACCACCATCCACTCCATCAAATCTCAACAGTGCTTGGCTAGTTCCGCTTTTACCTATGATGCAGGTGCTGCCCAAAACACTGGCGACTGTATCTACTGACACATTAGCATTGTCTAGCTTTTGGGGACTAGAACGGATTCAGGAGTATTATTTAACGTTAACATTGTTCTTTTTGAAAGTCGGTAGTTTCATCTTTGGGGGTGGGCTAGTGATTATCCCCTTGCTGGAGTCAGAAGTAGTCAATCAATTTCATTGGTTAACTCGGAGCGAATTTCTGGACGGTGTGGCTATTGGTGAATTTACTCCGGGGCCTGTGGTGATTACGGCGGCTTTTGTCGGCTATAAGGTGGCTGGTGCAATGGGTGCTTTAATTTCGGCGATCGCCATTTTTACCCCATCCTTCCTCTTGATCATGGGAGCTGCACCGCTTTTAGTTCGCATTCGCCAAAACCCCTGGATTCGCAGCTTTTTGAAAGGCGTTACTCCTGCGGTTCTAGGTGCGATCGCAGCTGCGGCAATTCCCCTAGCACAGACTGCTATCATCCAAGATACTCTAGGGCGCTCTATCTTAGCAGCCATGATCAGCATTTTAGCTTTAGTGGCGCTGATCCGCTTCCAGCGTCCCACATGGCAGTTAGTCCCTGCTGGTGCAATTATTGGCTTGATTGCTGGCGCTTTTTAG
- the ubiG gene encoding bifunctional 2-polyprenyl-6-hydroxyphenol methylase/3-demethylubiquinol 3-O-methyltransferase UbiG: protein MKKNDLEYYDLKADNWWREGEVLNLSHHLNKFRIDFFSSYISRWQGIKVLDIGCGGGLASETLAKQEASVSGIDLSLPSIKVAQAHSKENNLNIDYHWGIAENLPFANNKFDAVLCCDVLEHVTDWRKVIAEVHRVLKTNGLFFFDTINRTFKSKLIMIWLLEDILKQIPPGLHDWNKFIKPAELTDVMEKNGLSNVVIKGFDLTGGMNFQTFTNILFKGLNYKNQGKKSELFPIKINENTSVWYLGKAVKL from the coding sequence ATGAAAAAAAATGATCTAGAATACTACGATTTAAAAGCAGATAATTGGTGGAGAGAAGGTGAAGTTTTAAATTTATCTCACCACTTGAATAAGTTTAGAATTGATTTTTTTTCAAGTTATATTTCTAGATGGCAAGGAATTAAAGTTTTAGATATTGGTTGTGGGGGTGGATTAGCATCTGAAACTTTAGCTAAACAAGAGGCTAGTGTCTCTGGGATTGATTTATCTTTGCCATCAATTAAAGTCGCTCAAGCGCACTCTAAAGAAAATAACTTAAACATTGATTATCATTGGGGAATTGCTGAAAATCTGCCTTTTGCTAACAACAAGTTTGATGCTGTTTTGTGTTGTGATGTTTTGGAACACGTCACCGATTGGCGTAAAGTTATTGCGGAAGTTCATAGAGTGTTAAAGACAAATGGTTTGTTTTTCTTTGACACAATTAATAGAACTTTTAAATCCAAATTGATTATGATTTGGCTTTTGGAGGATATTCTCAAGCAAATACCACCAGGTCTTCACGACTGGAATAAGTTTATTAAACCCGCAGAATTAACTGATGTCATGGAAAAGAATGGCTTAAGTAATGTTGTGATTAAAGGATTTGACTTGACAGGAGGGATGAATTTCCAAACATTTACAAATATCCTGTTTAAAGGTTTAAATTATAAAAATCAAGGCAAAAAATCAGAACTATTTCCCATCAAAATCAATGAAAATACTTCAGTTTGGTATCTTGGTAAGGCTGTGAAGCTTTAA